A section of the Deltaproteobacteria bacterium genome encodes:
- a CDS encoding flagellar basal body P-ring protein FlgI, whose protein sequence is MLALIFVAIFLAWGICDQAAAVRLKDMAAVQGMRSNQLIGYGLVVGLEGTGDGKGTKFTVQTLVNMLERLGVDVPREQVKVDNVAAVMVTADLPSFARRGSKLDVLVSSLGDAESLQGGTLLLTPLKGVDGQVYALAQGAVSIGGFKAVGAAGGGVQKNFPTVGRIPEGATVERELPYNFSVESTIGINLFHPDFTTATRTVAAINKYLQGEVARAIDAGTIRLEVPASAREDLVGLMARLEQIEIIPDSKARVVVDERTGTVVMGENVRISTVAVAHGSLSIQIKETRNVSQPAPFARRGRTVVTPESDVQVQEGTKRLLLVKEGANIGEVVQALNAVGATPRDLISIFQALKAAGALQAELQII, encoded by the coding sequence GTGCTTGCCTTGATCTTTGTGGCAATTTTTCTTGCTTGGGGAATCTGTGATCAGGCTGCTGCCGTACGCCTGAAAGATATGGCCGCGGTCCAGGGAATGCGTTCGAATCAGCTCATCGGCTATGGCCTGGTGGTTGGTTTGGAAGGCACCGGAGACGGCAAGGGAACTAAATTTACCGTGCAAACCCTGGTCAACATGCTGGAGCGCCTGGGGGTGGATGTGCCGCGTGAGCAGGTGAAAGTGGATAATGTGGCTGCTGTGATGGTGACGGCAGATCTTCCCTCCTTTGCGCGCCGGGGCAGCAAGCTGGATGTACTGGTCTCCTCCCTGGGAGACGCTGAGAGTCTCCAGGGCGGCACCCTGTTGCTCACGCCCCTCAAAGGTGTGGATGGCCAGGTATACGCCCTGGCGCAGGGAGCGGTCTCGATTGGAGGCTTCAAGGCTGTAGGCGCTGCAGGCGGCGGGGTGCAAAAAAACTTCCCTACGGTGGGCCGCATCCCCGAAGGGGCAACAGTGGAAAGGGAGCTGCCATACAATTTCAGCGTCGAGAGCACCATAGGAATAAACCTGTTTCATCCGGATTTTACCACGGCAACTCGCACTGTAGCGGCAATCAACAAATACCTGCAAGGAGAGGTGGCAAGGGCCATAGACGCTGGCACCATAAGGTTGGAAGTGCCGGCCTCGGCTAGAGAAGATCTGGTGGGTCTCATGGCCCGCCTCGAGCAGATCGAAATCATTCCTGACAGCAAGGCCAGAGTTGTGGTGGATGAACGGACCGGCACCGTAGTAATGGGCGAGAATGTGAGAATTTCCACGGTGGCTGTGGCCCACGGCAGTTTGAGCATCCAGATCAAGGAGACCCGCAACGTGAGCCAGCCAGCGCCTTTTGCCAGGAGAGGCCGTACGGTGGTAACCCCTGAAAGTGATGTGCAGGTGCAGGAGGGCACCAAGAGATTGCTGTTGGTTAAAGAGGGTGCCAACATCGGCGAAGTAGTGCAGGCCCTCAATGCAGTTGGCGCCACTCCGCGAGATCTTATCAGCATTTTTCAGGCCTTGAAAGCAGCCGGCGCCCTGCAGGCGGAACTGCAGATCATCTGA
- a CDS encoding rod-binding protein, protein MIDGAAGMGSALDFHLQEDGDQKQALRRACGEFEAVLLHQIVRGLRKTISKCELFHGGQGEEMFQDFLDQEFCRGIARGSGLGLAELMYKQLSPAVEQTGEKEPQPASLPRLKSGPRKTVQNGLALPLLNR, encoded by the coding sequence ATGATTGATGGAGCAGCAGGCATGGGCAGCGCCCTGGACTTTCACCTCCAGGAGGATGGAGACCAGAAGCAGGCTCTGCGCAGGGCCTGCGGGGAATTCGAAGCCGTGCTCCTGCATCAGATAGTAAGAGGGCTGCGCAAGACCATCAGCAAATGCGAGCTGTTTCATGGTGGCCAGGGGGAGGAGATGTTCCAGGACTTCCTGGACCAGGAGTTTTGCAGAGGCATTGCTCGGGGCTCCGGCCTCGGCCTGGCGGAACTCATGTACAAGCAGCTGAGCCCTGCTGTCGAGCAGACTGGAGAGAAGGAGCCGCAGCCTGCTTCTTTGCCGCGCCTGAAAAGTGGTCCCAGAAAGACTGTACAAAATGGGCTGGCTCTGCCTCTGCTCAACCGCTGA